The following are from one region of the Salvia hispanica cultivar TCC Black 2014 chromosome 1, UniMelb_Shisp_WGS_1.0, whole genome shotgun sequence genome:
- the LOC125215687 gene encoding uncharacterized protein LOC125215687 isoform X1: MPETSSAKFPSDNLFPSLISDIKAYNGADPLLPWLRGIKKLKEVLPPQLLKEKLPRFLQKCAETFMNDRRYSNDMRYLRVWLQLMDFVEEPRAVLKTMEANRIGLKKSVFYQAYALYYEKLKKFDAAEKIYHLGVQNLAEPADELHKSYEQFLHRLERAKNKRVQLQGGKTSKGRLNHNEARSCKEKLHVKESNHTSNSGGLDEELYRKVVLSDSRVEGQDENKKLCSDDTVVVRFVDTAIVGKSNAEDARHHGLVEPTINTKEAMNAINSMFREPLEPSISGRSRRNKSSIGNNAENGFSVYSDESLESKQNSPEVPSLPQLTPPDTNQPLGESFEIYVDGEETGDVKEMANGKGIPARDTNPVDISISHATVFARPNDHPSALKDPNYRRPIREDTAVYRFVGSTISDEPEVENAWHHGLVDPTINLKEAMQDINSMFGKPIEFTRKRRPRKHVESPEVKDHSGGFLILPDDDDEPEDTKPNPASGFFGKPMASKCNRDQSRNKMPEDMNNHSGFLILPDDEEDIQQESSLPSSSTRNNSDLFEQTVCTKEAMDEINKLFAMPMDF; the protein is encoded by the exons ATGCCGGAGACGAGCAGCGCAAAATTTCCTTCCGATAATCTCTTCCCGTCGCTGATCTCCGACATCAAAGCCTACAATGGGGCGGATCCTCTGCTCCCATGGCTTCG CGGGATAAAGAAGCTCAAGGAGGTGCTGCCGCCTCAGCTCCTGAAAGAGAAACTGCCTCGATTTCTCCAGAAATGCGCCGAGACTTTCATGAACGACCGCCGTTACTCCAACGATATGCGATACCTCCGCGTTTGGCTGCAATTG ATGGATTTTGTGGAGGAACCGAGAGCGGTGTTGAAAACAATGGAGGCGAATCGGATTGGGCTGAAAAAGTCGGTTTTTTACCAAGCGTATGCTCTCTATTATGAGAAGCTGAAGAAGTTTGATGCAGCTGAGAAGATTTATCATCTCGGAGTGCAGAA CCTTGCAGAGCCTGCTGATGAGTTGCACAAGTCATACGAGCAATTTCTCCATCGGCTGGAGCGAGCAAAGAATAAGAGAGTTCAG CTACAGGGAGGGAAAACAAGCAAGGGAAGATTGAACCACAATGAGGCTAGAAGTTGCAAAGAGAAATTGCACGTGAAAGAATCAAATCATACCAGTAATAGTGGAGGACTTGATGAAGAACTTTATAGAAAGGTAGTTCTAAGTGACTCCAGAGTTGAGGGACAAGATGAAAACAAAAAGCTCTGTAGTGATGACACGGTTGTGGTTAGGTTTGTAGACACTGCGATTGTTGGGAAATCCAACGCAGAAGATGCACGCCATCATGGTCTTGTTGAACCTACAATTAATACAAAAGAGGCCATGAATGCCATTAATAGCATGTTCCGGGAGCCGTTAGAACCATCAATCTCAGGCAGGTCAAGAAGAAACAAGTCTAGTATTGGTAACAATGCTGAGAATGGATTTAGTGTTTACAGTGATGAAAGCTTAGAGTCGAAGCAGAACTCTCCAGAGGTTCCATCGCTGCCCCAACTCACACCACCTGACACTAATCAGCCTCTGGGCGAATCATTTGAAATATACGTGGATGGCGAGGAAACTGGTGATGTTAAAGAGATGGCAAATGGGAAAGGTATACCAGCTCGAGATACTAATCCTGTTGACATATCTATTAGCCATGCTACTGTGTTTGCTAGACCAAATGATCACCCTTCAGCATTAAAGGACCCGAATTATAGGAGGCCAATCCGGGAGGATACAGCAGTTTATAGATTTGTAGGTTCAACCATTTCTGATGAACCGGAGGTAGAGAATGCTTGGCACCATGGCCTTGTAGACCCCACCATTAATCTGAAGGAGGCTATGCAAGATATCAATAGCATGTTTGGAAAGCCAATTGAATTTACAAGGAAAAGAAGGCCAAGGAAACACGTCGAATCACCTGAAGTGAAAGACCATAGTGGAGGGTTTCTCATACTTcctgatgatgatgatgaaccAGAAGATACAAAGCCTAATCCTGCTAGCGGTTTCTTTGGAAAACCTATGGCTTCGAAATGTAACCGTGATCAGAGCCGAAACAAAATGCCAGAAGATATGAACAATCATTCTGGGTTTCTAATCCTTcctgatgatgaagaagatatCCAACAAGAGAGCTCCTTGCCAAGTTCGTCTACAAGAAACAACAGTGATTTGTTTGAACAAACTGTGTGCACCAAAGAGGCAATGGATGAAATCAACAAATTGTTTGCAATGCCAATGGATTTTTAA
- the LOC125211807 gene encoding peptide-N4-(N-acetyl-beta-glucosaminyl)asparagine amidase A-like translates to MHPSLLLLSVLLLILPRSDASRAPFQRYRIPTTRLSASTSLERQIEVTRPLPFDSLTPACTLPLINLTFGNTYNLPPSAANYSAPLNCTWSNAVLQFSGAANGTQSDRIAAVWLAGAELLRTSTPQSTPDGVSWSFSKDVTRFSALLRRKSLSLSVMLENTVDEFHTCAFNVNITFLFYNVRNSPIHSRRSLNSSPRKIIKRSRRRQSAALNASLELDKIPADSIIPVSAAGEEGYWFKIQNGNDAVYQGIQIPNNTYRAVIEVFVSAHGDDELWYTNPPDFYIESNGLNITRGHGVYREVLVTLDGNVVGSVLPFPVIYAGGINPFFWSPIVAIGAFNLPSYEIELTPFLGILLDDKKHYFGFGVADAISFWLVDANLHLWLDDGPVKVQAGPIKYKNPNNCVKRESSFAELNGKFETEGERKTEFSGWVYSSAGNLTTSVTTKLEFDNEINYKSNGSIVKVEHDVTVEKQIEISIPSSGTIASYSVESEYELELKTTSIAGAGPENYLVSTDLEISYEEEKEIGDFESELEIKQECSGWMFVHGDDVLSGAGATSQSYEEEDSHGCYTRKISADQGAVVADSQNFLCALGRVSGSSA, encoded by the coding sequence atgCATCCATCTCTACTCCTACTCTCAGTCCTCCTCCTCATTCTCCCCCGCTCCGACGCCTCCCGGGCGCCGTTCCAGCGCTACCGCATCCCCACAACCCGCCTCTCCGCCTCCACGTCACTCGAGAGACAAATCGAAGTCACCCGCCCCCTCCCCTTCGACTCCCTAACCCCGGCATGCACTCTCCCCCTCATCAACCTCACCTTCGGCAACACCTACAACCTCCCCCCCTCGGCCGCCAACTACTCCGCCCCCCTCAACTGCACCTGGTCCAACGCGGTCCTCCAATTCTCCGGCGCCGCCAACGGCACCCAATCCGACCGAATCGCCGCCGTCTGGCTTGCCGGCGCCGAGCTCCTCCGCACCAGCACCCCCCAATCCACCCCCGACGGCGTCTCCTGGTCATTTTCCAAGGACGTCACCCGCTTCTCCGCCCTCCTCCGCCGGAAAAGCCTCTCCCTCTCCGTCATGTTAGAGAACACCGTCGATGAATTCCACACCTGCGCATTCAACGTCAACATCACTTTCCTCTTCTACAACGTCCGAAATTCCCCAATCCACAGCCGCCGCTCGCTCAATTCGAGCCctagaaaaatcataaaacgCAGCCGCCGCCGGCAGTCAGCCGCGCTCAATGCTTCACTCGAGCTAGACAAAATCCCTGCCGATTCGATCATTCCGGTCTCCGCTGCCGGAGAGGAAGGGTACTGGTTTAAAATCCAGAACGGAAACGACGCCGTTTACCAAGGGATTCAAATCCCTAACAACACCTACAGAGCGGTAATCGAGGTCTTCGTCTCCGCTCACGGCGACGACGAATTGTGGTACACGAATCCACCGGATTTCTACATCGAGAGCAACGGACTGAACATCACGCGCGGCCACGGCGTCTACCGCGAGGTCCTCGTGACGCTCGACGGAAACGTCGTCGGATCGGTGCTCCCCTTCCCCGTGATCTACGCCGGCGGCATAAACCCCTTTTTTTGGAGTCCAATCGTCGCAATCGGCGCCTTCAACCTACCTTCCTACGAAATCGAGCTCACTCCGTTTCTCGGCATTCTACTCGACGACAAAAAGCACTACTTCGGATTCGGCGTCGCCGACGCCATCTCCTTCTGGCTCGTCGACGCGAATCTACACCTCTGGCTCGACGACGGTCCAGTGAAAGTCCAAGCCGGTCCGATCAAGTACAAAAACCCTAACAATTGCGTCAAGCGCGAATCGAGCTTCGCAGAGCTCAACGGCAAATTCGAAACcgaaggagagagaaaaacagAATTCTCCGGCTGGGTGTACTCCAGCGCCGGAAACCTAACCACAAGCGTCACAACGAAGCTCGAATTCGACAACGAGATCAACTACAAGAGCAACGGCTCGATCGTGAAGGTCGAGCACGATGTGACGGTGGAGAAGCAGATCGAGATCTCGATCCCGTCCTCCGGCACGATTGCGAGCTACAGCGTGGAGTCGGAATACGAGCTGGAGCTGAAAACGACGTCGATCGCCGGAGCTGGACCGGAGAACTACCTGGTGTCGACGGATCTGGAGATTTCGTacgaggaggagaaggagatCGGCGATTTCGAGAGCGAATTGGAGATCAAGCAGGAGTGCAGCGGGTGGATGTTCGTGCACGGCGACGACGTGCTCTCAGGCGCCGGAGCCACGTCGCAGAGTTACGAGGAGGAGGATAGTCACGGCTGCTATACGCGGAAGATATCGGCCGATCAAGGCGCCGTCGTCGCCGATTCACAGAATTTCCTCTGCGCCCTAGGCCGTGTTTCTGGTTCATCTGCTTAG
- the LOC125215699 gene encoding non-classical arabinogalactan protein 30: MASRRLLALLPLLFLALLPLLTNAYETTPKPAAKVTEVGVEGLVYCQSCENYGSWHLNRAKPIKGAIISVICKDHRNRISYYKAFNTDKNGYFYAELKGFKMGHSFLDHPLHSCKVKLVSSPLKTCNLLTNVNYGLNGAPLRYEDKRLVGSNYEAVVYAAGPLAFRPNNCVQKEEPDVNY; encoded by the coding sequence ATGGCAAGCCGTCGACTCCTCGCCCTGCTCCCTCTCCTCTTCCTCGCCCTGCTCCCCCTCTTGACGAACGCCTACGAGACGACCCCAAAGCCAGCAGCGAAGGTGACTGAAGTGGGGGTGGAAGGCCTCGTCTACTGCCAAAGCTGTGAGAACTACGGGTCGTGGCACCTGAACAGAGCTAAGCCTATTAAAGGGGCCATCATCAGCGTCATCTGCAAGGATCACAGAAACCGAATAAGCTACTACAAGGCGTTTAATACGGATAAAAATGGTTACTTCTATGCGGAGCTTAAGGGATTCAAGATGGGCCACTCTTTCTTGGATCATCCCCTGCATTCATGCAAAGTAAAACTGGTGTCTTCCCCTCTCAAAACCTGCAACCTTCTCACTAATGTCAATTATGGACTCAACGGCGCTCCACTTCGCTATGAAGACAAGAGGCTCGTTGGAAGTAACTACGAGGCAGTGGTATACGCTGCCGGTCCACTGGCCTTCCGCCCGAATAATTGTGTTCAAAAGGAGGAACCCGATGTTAATTATTAG
- the LOC125215687 gene encoding uncharacterized protein LOC125215687 isoform X2 — MPETSSAKFPSDNLFPSLISDIKAYNGADPLLPWLRGIKKLKEVLPPQLLKEKLPRFLQKCAETFMNDRRYSNDMRYLRVWLQLMDFVEEPRAVLKTMEANRIGLKKSVFYQAYALYYEKLKKFDAAEKIYHLGVQNLAEPADELHKSYEQFLHRLERAKNKRVQGGKTSKGRLNHNEARSCKEKLHVKESNHTSNSGGLDEELYRKVVLSDSRVEGQDENKKLCSDDTVVVRFVDTAIVGKSNAEDARHHGLVEPTINTKEAMNAINSMFREPLEPSISGRSRRNKSSIGNNAENGFSVYSDESLESKQNSPEVPSLPQLTPPDTNQPLGESFEIYVDGEETGDVKEMANGKGIPARDTNPVDISISHATVFARPNDHPSALKDPNYRRPIREDTAVYRFVGSTISDEPEVENAWHHGLVDPTINLKEAMQDINSMFGKPIEFTRKRRPRKHVESPEVKDHSGGFLILPDDDDEPEDTKPNPASGFFGKPMASKCNRDQSRNKMPEDMNNHSGFLILPDDEEDIQQESSLPSSSTRNNSDLFEQTVCTKEAMDEINKLFAMPMDF; from the exons ATGCCGGAGACGAGCAGCGCAAAATTTCCTTCCGATAATCTCTTCCCGTCGCTGATCTCCGACATCAAAGCCTACAATGGGGCGGATCCTCTGCTCCCATGGCTTCG CGGGATAAAGAAGCTCAAGGAGGTGCTGCCGCCTCAGCTCCTGAAAGAGAAACTGCCTCGATTTCTCCAGAAATGCGCCGAGACTTTCATGAACGACCGCCGTTACTCCAACGATATGCGATACCTCCGCGTTTGGCTGCAATTG ATGGATTTTGTGGAGGAACCGAGAGCGGTGTTGAAAACAATGGAGGCGAATCGGATTGGGCTGAAAAAGTCGGTTTTTTACCAAGCGTATGCTCTCTATTATGAGAAGCTGAAGAAGTTTGATGCAGCTGAGAAGATTTATCATCTCGGAGTGCAGAA CCTTGCAGAGCCTGCTGATGAGTTGCACAAGTCATACGAGCAATTTCTCCATCGGCTGGAGCGAGCAAAGAATAAGAGAGTTCAG GGAGGGAAAACAAGCAAGGGAAGATTGAACCACAATGAGGCTAGAAGTTGCAAAGAGAAATTGCACGTGAAAGAATCAAATCATACCAGTAATAGTGGAGGACTTGATGAAGAACTTTATAGAAAGGTAGTTCTAAGTGACTCCAGAGTTGAGGGACAAGATGAAAACAAAAAGCTCTGTAGTGATGACACGGTTGTGGTTAGGTTTGTAGACACTGCGATTGTTGGGAAATCCAACGCAGAAGATGCACGCCATCATGGTCTTGTTGAACCTACAATTAATACAAAAGAGGCCATGAATGCCATTAATAGCATGTTCCGGGAGCCGTTAGAACCATCAATCTCAGGCAGGTCAAGAAGAAACAAGTCTAGTATTGGTAACAATGCTGAGAATGGATTTAGTGTTTACAGTGATGAAAGCTTAGAGTCGAAGCAGAACTCTCCAGAGGTTCCATCGCTGCCCCAACTCACACCACCTGACACTAATCAGCCTCTGGGCGAATCATTTGAAATATACGTGGATGGCGAGGAAACTGGTGATGTTAAAGAGATGGCAAATGGGAAAGGTATACCAGCTCGAGATACTAATCCTGTTGACATATCTATTAGCCATGCTACTGTGTTTGCTAGACCAAATGATCACCCTTCAGCATTAAAGGACCCGAATTATAGGAGGCCAATCCGGGAGGATACAGCAGTTTATAGATTTGTAGGTTCAACCATTTCTGATGAACCGGAGGTAGAGAATGCTTGGCACCATGGCCTTGTAGACCCCACCATTAATCTGAAGGAGGCTATGCAAGATATCAATAGCATGTTTGGAAAGCCAATTGAATTTACAAGGAAAAGAAGGCCAAGGAAACACGTCGAATCACCTGAAGTGAAAGACCATAGTGGAGGGTTTCTCATACTTcctgatgatgatgatgaaccAGAAGATACAAAGCCTAATCCTGCTAGCGGTTTCTTTGGAAAACCTATGGCTTCGAAATGTAACCGTGATCAGAGCCGAAACAAAATGCCAGAAGATATGAACAATCATTCTGGGTTTCTAATCCTTcctgatgatgaagaagatatCCAACAAGAGAGCTCCTTGCCAAGTTCGTCTACAAGAAACAACAGTGATTTGTTTGAACAAACTGTGTGCACCAAAGAGGCAATGGATGAAATCAACAAATTGTTTGCAATGCCAATGGATTTTTAA
- the LOC125201916 gene encoding SAM50-like protein gop-3, which yields MEAHPESDPKTPNPDYEEIEDDEADEDDSELEEDDDKSMSPDARMRRDRADMDSLFRRLSSERVPVRVHDIVVKGNKKTKDSVIEAEVEHLFRDANTFQQLLRAAGIAKLQLQRLGIFDSVSITLDAGPPELPGTANVVIDVSEGSLLSGDFGVYSKPEARSWSLEAAARLKNLLGYGDLWDGSLAYGWGQSLEVSSGVALPRFKSIPTPVSGRISLLSQDWLKFSSYKERALGLSLSLLSTGNHDISYNLSWRTLTDPSQMSSYTVRRQLGHNLVSALKYAFKVDYRDSPMRPTRGHAFVSTTQIGGLFPDLRSLRFFRQEFDLRYAIPLGFYRAALNFGISGGVLLPWGRGSLSSPTYLPERFFMGGNTSPVCSLIGPTSILGFKSRGLGLAEPRRVTRDNPNDGSPDDSGIDNVGGDLALTAFADLSFDLPLSVLRNAGIHGHVFACTGSLNKLSENSYKEFSVQKFKDSFRSSVGAGLVVPTQLFRMEVNYCYILKKQEHDKGKTGVQFCFSSPN from the exons ATGGAAGCCCACCCCGAATCCGACCCGAAAACCCCCAATCCGGACTACGAAGAAATCGAAGACGATGAAGCCGACGAGGACGACTCGGAGCTGGAAGAAGACGACGACAAATCGATGTCTCCGGATGCCCGGATGCGGAGAGACCGCGCCGACATGGACTCCCTCTTCAGGCGCCTCTCGTCGGAGCGGGTACCCGTTCGGGTCCACGACATAGTCGTCAAGGGGAACAAGAAGACGAAGGACTCCGTGATCGAGGCGGAGGTGGAGCATCTGTTCAGGGACGCCAACACCTTCCAGCAGCTGCTGCGCGCCGCCGGCATCGCGAAATTGCAGCTGCAGCGTCTCGGGATCTTCGATTCGGTTAGCATTACGCTCGACGCCGGCCCGCCGGAGCTGCCCGGGACGGCGAATGTCGTCATTGATGTCTCCGAGGGGAGCTTGCTCTCTGGGGATTTCGGCGTTTATTCCAAGCCTGAG GCTAGATCGTGGTCTCTAGAAGCTGCAGCGAGACTGAAAAATCTGTTGGGGTATGGAGATTTGTGGGATGGTTCACTGGCTTACGGTTGGGGTCAGTCGTTGGAAGTCAGCTCAGGGGTGGCTTTGCCCAGATTCAAATCGATTCCTACTCCAGTATCTGGGAGGATATCTCTGCTTTCCCAGGATTGGTTGAAGTTCTCTTCCTACAAAGAACGAGCGCTTGGGCTCTCACTGAGTCTGTTGTCAACGGGGAACCATGACATATCTTACAATCTCTCTTGGCGGACTTTAACAGATCCATCTCAAATGTCTTCCTACACAGTGAGGAGGCAGCTCGGACATAATCTGGTGTCAGCGTTGAAGTATGCATTTAAAGTTGACTACAGAGATTCACCAATGAGGCCAACTAGAGGGCATGCTTTTGTTTCCACTACTCAAATTGGTGGCCTTTTTCCTGATTTACGGAGCTTGCGCTTTTTCCGTCAG GAGTTTGATCTTCGTTATGCTATCCCCCTTGGATTCTATCGGGCTGCATTGAACTTTGGGATATCCGGTGGCGTTTTGCTTCCATGGGGGAGGGGATCTTTGAGTAGTCCCACGTATCTGCCTGAGAGGTTCTTCATGGGAGGCAACACCTCACCAGTCTGCTCCTTGATAGGACCGACATCAATTTTAGGTTTCAAGTCGAGAGGATTGGGTCTCGCTGAACCTAGACGAGTTACCAGAGATAACCCAAATGATGGGAGCCCCGATGATTCTGGAATCGATAATGTTGGCGGAGATCTTGCTCTCACTGCCTTTGCAGACCTTTCGTTTGATCTACCTCTGAGCGTTCTTAGGAATGCCGGCATCCATGGCCACGTCTTTGCTTGCACTGGCAGCCTGAATAAATTGAGTGAGAATTCATACAAGGAATTTTCTGTTCAGAAATTTAAGGATTCTTTCCGAAGCTCTGTGGGAGCTGGACTTGTCGTGCCCACTCAGCTATTCCGCATGGAG GTAAACTACTGCTATATCCTGAAGAAACAAGAGCACGACAAAGGAAAGACCGGTGTACAGTTTTGCTTCTCGTCTCCAAATTGA
- the LOC125201141 gene encoding probable inactive receptor-like protein kinase At3g56050: MKVFWRSKNRFLAAFALCCLFLLNFSFCCSLNHEGVALLKFKEEIVSDPHGALSNWIDEIGLENPCSWSGVGCSKGYVVDLNLKDLCLRGTLSPHIGILIHLKSLILRNNSFSGVIPEEITHIKGLEVLDVGYNNFSGKLPGSLGNNFSMTLLLLDNNERISDISPEVYELQKLSESQVEEGLLSRSNEAACESLLTSWTSWEKRDVGERKLLQENPTKRREPFRFIIPPTPAREVLPPPTPDPDLAPPPISTPAPDPLTPIPAPSVPQSPPPVQSPPSSSSSPPANNNSRTIFPEAENRTSPAAPAKSGGRNHTLVLVGSIGGSLLLLLVVIGVVFYQYGKVSTVKPWATGLSGQLQRAFVTGVPKLKRSELEAACEDFSNVIGSASICTFYKGTLSSGVEIAVASVAMSSAKDWSSNLESQFRKKIDSLSKVNHKNFVSLLGFCEEQAPFTRMMVFEYAPNGTLFEHIHIKEAEHLDWTTRLRIAMGIAYCLEHMHQLTPPLAHKSLTSSCIYLTEDYAAKVSDIAFWDEGAAAAERQMDPQSNVYSFGVILFEMITGRLPYTAGSDTLEDWASDYLRGTQPLREIVDPTLGTYREDQVEEIGEVIRWCADERPSMKEVCTRLRVITGIGPDGAVPKLSPLWWAELEILSTEAN, translated from the exons ATGAAAGTGTTTTGGAGATCTAAAAATCGGTTCTTGGCAGCATTTGCTTTGTGCTGCCTTTTCCTCCTCAATTTCAGTTTTTGCTGCTCTCTCAATCATGAag GTGTGGCTTTGctgaaatttaaagaagaaattgTGAGTGATCCACATGGAGCTTTGTCAAATTGGATTGATGAGATTGGATTGGAGAATCCTTGTTCTTGGTCTGGTGTTGGCTGCTCAAAGGGATATGTTGTTGATTT GAACCTCAAAGATCTTTGTTTGAGAGGTACTTTGTCTCCTCATATTGGGATCCTAATTCACTTGAAATCTCT AATTCTGCGAAACAACTCGTTTTCGGGTGTGATCCCTGAAGAAATCACACACATAAAAGGATTGGAGGTGTTGGATGTTGGATATAACAACTTCAGTGGGAAGCTTCCTGGTAGTCTAGGCAACAATTTCTCGATGACACTTCT TTTGCTCGACAATAATGAGCGTATTAGTGACATAAGTCCTGAGGTTTACGAGCTTCAGAAGCTGTCCGAATCTCAAGTGGAGGAGGGCTTGCTGTCGAGATCCAACGAGGCAGCTTGTGAAAGCTTACTTACGTCATG GACTTCCTGGGAAAAACGAGACGTTGGAGAGCGAAAATTGTTACAAGAAAACCCGACTAAGAGACGAGAGCCCTTCAGGTTCATTATTCCACCAACCCCTGCCCGAGAGGTTCTACCACCACCAACTCCGGATCCAGATTTAGCTCCGCCACCAATTTCAACTCCGGCTCCTGATCCTCTGACTCCTATACCTGCTCCTTCCGTGCCCCAGTCTCCCCCGCCTGTGCAATCACCgccttcctcttcctcttccccTCCCGCTAACAATAACTCTCGAACAATATTTCCAGAAGCAGAGAATCGAACGAGCCCAGCAGCACCAGCTAAAAGTGGTGGAAGGAATCACACACTTGTATTGGTTGGATCAATTGGTGGTTCTCTGTTGCTTTTGCTTGTAGTTATTGGCGTCGTCTTCTATCAATATGGTAAGGTTTCGACAGTCAAGCCATGGGCAACGGGGTTAAGTGGACAGCTGCAGAGAGCATTTGTAACCG GTGTTCCAAAGCTCAAGAGATCCGAACTTGAAGCTGCTTGTGAAGACTTTAGCAACGTGATTGGTTCAGCTTCGATTTGTACTTTCTACAAGGGCACGTTGTCGAGTGGAGTTGAGATAGCAGTCGCTTCCGTTGCCATGTCATCTGCAAAGGACTGGTCTAGCAATCTCGAAAGCCAGTTCAGGAAGAAG ATTGACTCGCTATCGAAAGTGAATCACAAGAACTTCGTCAGCCTACTCGGTTTCTGTGAGGAGCAGGCGCCCTTCACGAGAATGATGGTTTTCGAGTATGCTCCCAACGGGACTCTGTTCGAGCACATTCACA TAAAAGAAGCCGAACACTTGGACTGGACAACGCGACTGAGAATCGCGATGGGAATCGCGTACTGCCTCGAGCACATGCACCAATTAACACCTCCGTTAGCTCACAAAAGCCTGACCTCCTCGTGCATCTATCTAACCGAAGACTACGCTGCCAAAGTGTCGGACATCGCCTTCTGGGACGAGGGCGCTGCAGCAGCAGAGAGGCAAATGGATCCACAGAGCAACGTCTACAGCTTTGGCGTGATACTGTTCGAGATGATCACGGGCAGGCTCCCGTACACCGCGGGTAGCGACACTCTCGAAGACTGGGCGTCCGACTACCTCAGGGGAACGCAACCGCTGAGGGAGATAGTCGACCCGACTCTGGGAACGTATCGGGAAGATCAGGTCGAAGAGATCGGTGAGGTGATCAGGTGGTGCGCGGATGAGAGGCCGTCGATGAAAGAGGTGTGCACGAGGCTGAGAGTGATCACCGGGATAGGGCCGGATGGGGCCGTCCCGAAACTGTCGCCGCTCTGGTGGGCGGAGCTTGAGATTCTGTCGACTGAGGCCAACTAA